In the genome of Dasypus novemcinctus isolate mDasNov1 chromosome 30, mDasNov1.1.hap2, whole genome shotgun sequence, one region contains:
- the LOC131276740 gene encoding olfactory receptor 7A17-like, producing MYLVTIFGNLLIILVIIADSHLHTPMYFFLSNLSLCDICLSSTTVLKMLVNIQAQSRVITYTGCISQMYFFMIFVGLDVFLLGVMAYDCFVAICNPLHYTVIMNPHICVLMDLGSWVMSFMQSCLQELMILRLSFCTQVEIPHFFCELRQMVQLACSDTFFNYLAMYLIAGVLAGGPLGWILFSYSKIVSSILAISSAQGKYKAFSTCASHLSMVSLFYCTGIGVYLSSAASHNTHSGASASVMYTVITPMLNPFIYSLRNKDIRATLNKCFRGKSAKCRLF from the coding sequence atgtacctggtcaccatcTTTGGGAACCTGCTCATAATCCTGGTCATCATCGCTGACtctcacctccacacacccatgtatttcttcctctccaacctatCCCTTTGTGACATCTGTTTATCCTCCACCACTGTCCTAAAGATGCTGGTGAACATCCAGGCACAGAGCAGAGTCATAACCTACACAGGCTGCATCTCCCAGATGTACTTTTTCATGATCTTTGTAGGGTTGGATGTCTTCCTCCTGGGcgtgatggcctatgactgctTTGTGGCCATCTGCAACCCCCttcactacacagtcatcatgaacccccatATCTGTGTCCTGATGGATCTGGGTTCCTGGGTCATGAGTTTTATGCAATCTTGTTTACAGGAGTTAATGATATTACGGCTGTCTTTTTGCACACAAGTAGAAATCccacactttttctgtgaacttcgtCAGATGGTCCaacttgcttgttctgacactTTTTTCAACTACTTAGCAATGTATTTAATAGCGGGAGTGCTGGCTGGAGGTCCCCTTGGTTGGATCCTTTTCTCTTATTCTAAGATTGTTTCCTCCATACTTGCCATCTCATCAGCTCAGGGgaagtataaagcattttccacCTGTGCATCTCACCTTTCAATGGTCTCCCTATTTTATTGTACAGGCATAGGGGTGTACCTAAGTTCTGCTGCTTCACACAACACACATTCAGGGGCAtcagcctcagtgatgtacactgtGATCACTCCTatgctgaaccccttcatctacagTCTGAGGAATAAAGACATAAGGGCGACTCTGAACAAATGCTTTAGAGGAAAGTCTGCAAAGTGTCGTTTATTCTAG